The Kaistella daneshvariae genomic sequence CCGGAAAAACCGCTGAAGATTTGGATATGTTTATTCCGCATCAGGCTAATCTGCGTATTTCTCAGTTTGTACAGCAGCGTTTTGGTTTGCCTGATGAAAAAGTGTACAACAATATTCAGCGTTTTGGGAACACTACTGCGGCGTCAATTCCGATTGCTTTGAGCGAAGCGATTCAGGAAGGAAAAATAAAGCGCGGCGATTTGGTCTTGCTTTCTGCTTTTGGTAGCGGTTTTACCTGGGGCTCGGTTTTATTTAATTATTAAATTAAACAGAAAAATTTGCCGCTAAAACAGCAAATTTTTTTGATTTCCAAAATTTAAAAATTTGCCTTTAAAGCAGCGCATTTTCTTTGTTAAATGTAAAACACAAAAAAATGCTGCTAAAGCAGCCAATTTTTTCAAAACAAAAAATGCGTCAACCGACGCATTTTTTTTATTTCACTTCCATTGAATCCTGAACTTGTTCTTCATCGTTAAATGCGGCTGAATCCACGCCGGCATTACGCTTTTCTTCCACACTGTGTTCGTCTTTGTACTCCTCGCGCTGTTCTTCTTTCTGGGCACAGCTGCCGAAAAATATTCCGCCTAAAACTGCAAATAAAATCAACTTTTTCATCATGATATCTTTTAATGTTCCCAAGTGTTCAGCAAACATTATGCACTTTTGGTGAAATAGAAATTTTCGGCGTTAAAACGGCAAATTTTTCGTTTTTAATGAAATGATGTTTTACTCGAAAACTTCAAAATCATTTCCGTCGAAACTGGCAAAAACCATCGTAGGATGAGAATCCTGATGATAAATATTTCCCTCATGATCAATGGCAATTGCGCCGGCAAAACCATCAATTTCTTTCAACTCGGTAAATGTCTTATCGAAAGCTTGAGTTAATGACATTCCATCCGTAACGCGAATCACGATTTTCGCTGCGGTTGCGTTGCTTACAATATCTTCACCAATTCCGGTACAGCTTACGCCGCAAAATTTGTTGGCAAAATTCCCTGCGATGGTGGCAGAATCTGAAATCCTTCCTTCCAGTTCGAAACCTTTTCCTCCGGTAGAAGTGGCGGCCGCAATTTTTCCGTTTTTATCCAAAGCCACACAACCGACAGTTCCTTTTCCGCCGTTTTTCGATTTTTCCTCAAATTCTCTTCGGCGCTGCGCGGTTTCGGTAGAGTAGTCGGGAAAACCGTTTTCGGTCGCATAATTTTTGGCACCCTCATCACCCAGAACGCGGTCGTCCTCTTTCATTAAAAATTCCGCTATTTCTACGGGGTTTTTTACGTTTTGGATGTTGATGACTCCAGAAAATTTCTGTGTTTCACCATTCATCAGCGAAGCGCTCATCCGAATTTTTCCGTCGCTTTGTATCTGGGAGCCGGTTCCGGCGTTGTAAAGTTCGTCATCTTCCA encodes the following:
- a CDS encoding isoaspartyl peptidase/L-asparaginase codes for the protein MKVIIHGGFFSESDQSHEVKVAKQNSLKTIAKKAFDHLQTHSAAETVVFAVKLLEDDELYNAGTGSQIQSDGKIRMSASLMNGETQKFSGVINIQNVKNPVEIAEFLMKEDDRVLGDEGAKNYATENGFPDYSTETAQRRREFEEKSKNGGKGTVGCVALDKNGKIAAATSTGGKGFELEGRISDSATIAGNFANKFCGVSCTGIGEDIVSNATAAKIVIRVTDGMSLTQAFDKTFTELKEIDGFAGAIAIDHEGNIYHQDSHPTMVFASFDGNDFEVFE